In one Roseburia intestinalis L1-82 genomic region, the following are encoded:
- the pdxT gene encoding pyridoxal 5'-phosphate synthase glutaminase subunit PdxT: MEISVKNKIFHTQDLCLRTNLRCAKNSARMENIMSEKVSIGILAVQGAFAEHQAMLDGLGADTFLIRQKKDLEEAVQNGGLQGIVLPGGESTVQGKLLRDLGMYDQLKELIEAGTPVLATCAGLILLAERVSNDDRAYLKTLPVSVKRNAYGRQLGSFVTDAEIAHIGTYRMNFIRAPYIDEILNPQVETLAIVDGNTVAVRYKNQLALSFHPEVSEDARVHAYFLNEIVQGV; this comes from the coding sequence ATGGAGATAAGTGTGAAAAATAAGATTTTTCACACGCAGGATTTATGCTTACGCACAAACTTGAGATGCGCAAAAAACAGCGCAAGAATGGAGAATATCATGTCAGAAAAAGTATCAATCGGAATCCTTGCGGTGCAGGGCGCATTTGCGGAGCATCAGGCGATGCTTGACGGGCTTGGCGCGGATACATTCCTGATCCGTCAGAAAAAGGATTTGGAAGAGGCTGTGCAGAATGGCGGACTGCAGGGGATCGTGCTTCCCGGAGGTGAAAGCACGGTACAGGGAAAACTGCTTAGAGACCTTGGCATGTATGACCAGTTAAAAGAACTGATCGAAGCGGGTACACCGGTGCTTGCGACCTGTGCAGGGCTGATCCTTTTAGCAGAGCGTGTTTCCAACGATGACAGAGCGTATTTAAAAACCCTGCCGGTAAGCGTGAAGCGCAACGCCTATGGCAGACAGCTCGGAAGCTTTGTCACGGACGCAGAGATTGCACACATTGGAACTTACCGGATGAATTTTATCCGTGCACCATATATTGATGAAATTTTAAATCCGCAGGTGGAGACATTGGCGATAGTGGATGGCAATACGGTAGCAGTCCGCTACAAAAACCAGCTTGCGCTCAGTTTTCACCCGGAAGTGAGTGAAGATGCAAGGGTGCACGCGTATTTCTTAAATGAAATCGTGCAGGGTGTATAA
- the nagA gene encoding N-acetylglucosamine-6-phosphate deacetylase, giving the protein MIIKNALVYTEDHKFEKKDVRIEDERIAEIAENGQITATDENVIDGEGMYAIPGLVDIHFHGAVGYDFCQASKEELLKIAEYEAKNGILAICPATMSYNEEILGHVMDKAADYKEDTGADLVGINMEGPFINLKKAGAQNPEYIMPADKEMFLRLQERSGGLIKLVDIAPEEKGAMEFIEQCHDKVKISIAHTCSDYDTAREALEKGVGHMTHLYNAMPGINHREPGPIIAALEAGAEVELIADGIHIHPAMVRTTFRIFGADKVILISDSMEATGLLDGDYQLGGQGVTVKGRKAVLTKDPGVIAGSVTNLFDCMKNCVLNMGIPLEDAVLAATENPAESIGVEKDYGRIAVGNYGNLLLLDKDLHIKNIVQKGKIMSI; this is encoded by the coding sequence ATGATCATAAAAAATGCATTGGTTTATACAGAAGATCATAAGTTTGAAAAGAAAGATGTCAGGATCGAAGATGAACGGATCGCAGAGATCGCAGAGAACGGTCAGATTACTGCCACAGATGAGAATGTGATCGACGGGGAAGGCATGTATGCGATACCGGGACTTGTGGATATTCATTTTCATGGGGCGGTAGGCTATGATTTCTGTCAGGCATCGAAAGAAGAACTGTTAAAAATAGCAGAGTATGAGGCAAAAAACGGTATTCTTGCCATCTGCCCGGCAACGATGTCCTATAATGAAGAAATTTTAGGACATGTCATGGACAAGGCGGCAGATTACAAAGAAGATACCGGAGCAGATTTGGTCGGCATCAATATGGAAGGCCCGTTTATCAATTTAAAAAAAGCCGGGGCGCAGAATCCGGAATATATTATGCCGGCAGATAAAGAAATGTTTCTGCGTCTGCAGGAGAGAAGCGGCGGGCTGATCAAACTGGTAGATATCGCACCGGAAGAAAAAGGTGCGATGGAATTTATCGAACAGTGCCATGACAAGGTAAAAATCTCTATCGCGCATACCTGCAGTGATTACGATACGGCGCGCGAGGCATTGGAAAAAGGCGTGGGCCATATGACACACCTCTATAATGCCATGCCGGGGATCAATCACAGGGAGCCGGGACCCATCATAGCGGCACTTGAGGCAGGAGCTGAGGTGGAACTGATCGCAGACGGTATTCATATCCATCCGGCGATGGTGAGAACGACATTCCGCATTTTCGGGGCAGATAAAGTCATTCTGATCTCAGACAGTATGGAAGCTACGGGACTTTTGGACGGGGACTACCAGCTTGGCGGGCAGGGCGTGACCGTAAAAGGCAGAAAAGCCGTCCTGACAAAAGATCCGGGTGTTATCGCAGGCAGTGTCACAAACCTGTTTGACTGCATGAAAAACTGTGTACTGAATATGGGAATACCGCTCGAGGATGCAGTCCTGGCAGCAACTGAAAATCCTGCAGAATCGATCGGTGTGGAGAAAGATTACGGCAGGATTGCAGTTGGAAATTATGGAAACCTGCTATTGCTGGATAAAGATCTGCATATAAAAAACATCGTTCAAAAAGGGAAAATAATGTCCATCTGA
- the nagB gene encoding glucosamine-6-phosphate deaminase — MRIIKVKNYDEVSVKTANLILGQVNLKPDAVLGLATGGSPVGAYKKIVEAYNNGEVDFSGVTTINLDEYRGIKRNHEQSYWSFMQENLFKHVNVREDHIFIPNGENLNSEEVCREYDKIIENAGGIDMQLLGIGLDGHIGFNEPADHFEKNTHCVELTESTIEANKRFFESKDEVPRQAYTMGILPIVQAKKVIMIANGKNKADIIKKAFTGPVTPEVPASILQMHPDFTLIADEDALSEI; from the coding sequence ATGAGAATTATTAAAGTGAAAAACTATGATGAGGTTTCTGTAAAGACAGCAAATTTGATTTTAGGACAGGTAAATTTAAAACCGGATGCGGTTTTAGGACTTGCTACCGGTGGTTCACCTGTGGGGGCATATAAAAAGATCGTGGAAGCATATAACAACGGTGAGGTTGATTTTTCCGGGGTTACGACGATCAATCTGGATGAATACAGAGGAATCAAAAGAAACCACGAACAGAGCTACTGGAGTTTTATGCAGGAAAATCTGTTTAAACATGTAAATGTAAGGGAAGACCACATTTTCATTCCAAACGGAGAAAATCTTAACAGTGAGGAAGTCTGCAGGGAATATGACAAGATCATCGAAAATGCCGGTGGTATTGATATGCAGCTTCTTGGAATTGGCCTGGACGGACATATCGGTTTTAACGAACCGGCGGATCATTTTGAAAAAAATACACACTGTGTGGAACTGACGGAGAGCACGATCGAGGCAAACAAGAGATTTTTTGAGAGTAAGGATGAAGTTCCGCGTCAGGCATATACCATGGGTATCCTGCCAATCGTACAGGCAAAGAAAGTCATCATGATCGCAAATGGAAAAAACAAGGCGGATATCATCAAAAAAGCATTTACCGGACCGGTCACACCGGAAGTCCCGGCATCCATTCTGCAGATGCATCCGGATTTCACACTGATCGCAGATGAGGATGCACTTTCGGAGATTTAA
- a CDS encoding glucose-6-phosphate isomerase: MITWNNLDTLDSYKELSKASRVNLAEVMSGENGAERVKNYSIPMAEGFSYNYAAKAVDDDVLDALVKLAKEAQLAEKFKALYNGEVVNTGEKRLVLHHMTRGQLGDAVNADGVDKRAFYVEQQNRIADFANKVHAGEITNAAGEKFTTVVQIGIGGSDLGPRAMYLALENWAKKNNTFKMEAKFISNVDPDDAAAVLNSIDVAHSIFVLVSKSGTTLETLTNESFVKDALKKAGLDASKHMIAVTSETSPLAKSDDYLAAFFMDDYIGGRFSSTSAVGGAVLSLAFGPEVFAQFLEGAAAEDKLSANEDVLKNPEMLDALIGVYERNVLGYPCTAVLPYSQALNRFPAHLQQLDMESNGKSVNRFGEPVSYPTGPVIFGEPGTNGQHSFYQLLHQGTDIVPLQFVGFKNNQIGTDVVIQDSTSQQKLCANVAAQIVAFACGKSDENRNKNFEGGRPSSIIIGDQVNPGSLGALLAHFENKIMFQGFLWNVNSFDQEGVQLGKVLAKRVLAHETDGALKVFSDLLNI; encoded by the coding sequence ATGATTACCTGGAACAACTTAGACACCCTTGATTCCTATAAGGAACTTTCAAAGGCTTCCCGCGTAAACCTTGCAGAAGTAATGTCAGGCGAGAACGGTGCAGAGCGTGTAAAAAATTACAGCATTCCTATGGCTGAGGGATTTTCTTACAATTATGCAGCAAAAGCTGTTGATGATGATGTGCTTGATGCACTCGTAAAACTTGCAAAAGAGGCACAGCTTGCAGAAAAATTTAAAGCTCTCTACAATGGTGAAGTTGTAAATACCGGTGAAAAACGTCTGGTACTTCATCATATGACACGTGGACAGCTTGGTGATGCAGTAAACGCTGACGGCGTGGACAAACGTGCTTTTTATGTAGAGCAGCAGAACCGCATCGCTGATTTTGCAAACAAAGTACATGCAGGCGAAATCACAAACGCAGCAGGTGAGAAGTTTACAACAGTTGTTCAGATCGGTATCGGCGGCAGTGATCTTGGTCCTCGTGCTATGTATCTTGCATTAGAAAACTGGGCAAAGAAAAACAACACATTCAAGATGGAAGCAAAATTCATCAGCAACGTTGACCCGGATGATGCAGCAGCAGTTTTAAATTCCATTGATGTGGCACACTCTATTTTTGTACTGGTTTCCAAATCAGGTACCACACTTGAGACATTAACAAATGAATCTTTCGTAAAAGACGCATTAAAGAAAGCAGGATTAGATGCTTCGAAACATATGATCGCAGTTACCAGTGAGACATCCCCGCTTGCAAAGAGCGATGACTACCTGGCAGCTTTCTTCATGGATGACTATATCGGAGGACGTTTCTCTTCCACTTCCGCAGTCGGCGGAGCCGTTTTATCCCTGGCATTCGGACCGGAAGTATTTGCACAGTTCTTAGAGGGTGCAGCAGCCGAAGATAAACTTTCCGCAAATGAAGATGTATTAAAGAACCCTGAGATGCTTGATGCACTGATCGGTGTATATGAGCGAAACGTTTTAGGTTATCCTTGCACTGCAGTATTGCCATATTCCCAAGCATTAAACCGTTTCCCTGCACATTTACAGCAGCTTGACATGGAGTCAAACGGTAAATCTGTAAACCGCTTCGGTGAGCCGGTCAGCTATCCGACAGGCCCGGTGATCTTTGGTGAGCCAGGAACAAATGGACAGCACTCTTTCTACCAGTTATTACATCAGGGAACCGACATTGTTCCACTTCAGTTCGTTGGATTTAAGAATAACCAGATCGGAACCGATGTTGTGATCCAGGACAGCACAAGCCAGCAGAAACTGTGTGCAAACGTTGCAGCACAGATCGTTGCATTTGCATGTGGTAAATCCGATGAGAACCGCAACAAGAACTTCGAGGGCGGCCGTCCATCCAGCATCATTATCGGTGATCAGGTAAATCCTGGTTCTCTTGGTGCGTTATTAGCACACTTCGAGAATAAGATTATGTTCCAGGGATTCTTATGGAATGTAAACAGCTTCGACCAGGAAGGTGTTCAGCTTGGTAAAGTCCTTGCAAAACGTGTTCTTGCACATGAGACAGACGGTGCACTGAAAGTATTCAGTGATCTGCTGAATATCTAG
- the pdxS gene encoding pyridoxal 5'-phosphate synthase lyase subunit PdxS, whose protein sequence is MSNINNTKEQYELNRELAQMLKGGVIMDVTNAEQAKTAEAAGACAVMALERIPADIRAAGGVARMSDPKLIREIQGAVSIPVMAKCRIGHFAEAQILQALEIDYIDESEVLSPADDVYHIDKTKFQVPFVCGAKNLGEALRRIAEGAAMIRTKGEPGTGDVVQAVHHMRLINSEIAAVAAKREDELFEAAKQLQVPYDLVKYVHDHKKLPVVNFAAGGVATPADAALMMQLGAEGVFVGSGIFKSGNPAKRAAAIVQAVTNYNDAKLIAELSEDLGEAMVGINEDEIQLLMAERGK, encoded by the coding sequence ATGAGTAATATAAATAATACAAAAGAGCAGTATGAATTAAACCGTGAACTGGCACAGATGTTAAAGGGTGGTGTCATCATGGATGTCACAAATGCCGAGCAGGCAAAAACCGCAGAGGCAGCAGGAGCATGTGCGGTTATGGCATTAGAGCGGATCCCGGCGGATATCAGAGCGGCAGGCGGTGTGGCAAGAATGAGTGATCCGAAGCTGATCAGGGAGATTCAGGGTGCGGTTTCCATTCCGGTTATGGCAAAATGCCGAATCGGTCATTTTGCGGAGGCACAGATCTTACAGGCATTAGAGATCGATTACATTGACGAGAGTGAAGTGCTTTCTCCGGCAGATGATGTTTACCACATTGACAAGACAAAATTTCAGGTGCCGTTTGTCTGCGGAGCAAAAAATTTAGGAGAGGCACTCAGAAGAATCGCTGAGGGTGCAGCGATGATCCGTACCAAAGGGGAGCCGGGAACCGGTGATGTGGTTCAGGCGGTACATCATATGAGACTGATCAACTCCGAGATCGCGGCAGTTGCGGCAAAACGTGAAGATGAACTTTTCGAGGCAGCAAAACAGCTTCAGGTTCCATATGATCTTGTAAAATATGTGCATGACCACAAAAAACTTCCGGTTGTAAATTTTGCGGCAGGCGGTGTGGCAACTCCGGCAGATGCAGCATTGATGATGCAGCTTGGTGCCGAGGGCGTATTTGTAGGTTCGGGTATTTTTAAATCCGGCAATCCGGCAAAACGTGCAGCAGCAATCGTACAGGCAGTGACCAATTACAATGATGCAAAATTGATTGCAGAGTTATCTGAAGATTTAGGAGAAGCGATGGTTGGCATCAACGAGGATGAGATACAGCTGCTTATGGCAGAGCGTGGGAAATAA
- a CDS encoding BadF/BadG/BcrA/BcrD ATPase family protein produces the protein MKLEKRDGGCEVFDIMTMAENIKTYRNKRGLNQYEFAEKLGISPQAVSKWECGQSCPSIENLCVISEILDVSIDTLIGENSDSEKMMIGIDGGGTKTEFVLFSESGRILKRIILDGCNPNTVGMEEAMNILQLGIDTLMKIKGKISGIFVGAAGLDSGNNTSKIKKMLKEKYPKVKIQCENDIYNVIACGKNLDRCVAAISGTGMIIYANQNGNLKHFGGRGYLLDKGGSGYHIGRDAICAAQDARDGIGEHTILTDLVEEKLGNTVWESIQDIYSKNQSYIASFTPCVFLAHENGDKIAEQILKNNAACLAELINFAVDHYDVGKYVVASGGILKQKPAFREMLKEMLHPDIELDVPDYPPVYGACIMCCLLCGVDTKPVKERFMMSYDSYQ, from the coding sequence ATGAAATTAGAAAAACGAGATGGGGGATGCGAAGTGTTTGATATCATGACAATGGCGGAAAACATCAAAACATACCGGAATAAAAGAGGACTGAATCAATATGAATTTGCGGAAAAATTGGGAATCAGCCCACAGGCGGTATCCAAATGGGAGTGTGGACAGTCCTGTCCGAGTATCGAAAATCTTTGTGTGATCTCAGAGATTTTAGATGTTTCCATCGATACGCTGATCGGTGAAAACAGTGACAGTGAAAAGATGATGATCGGAATCGATGGCGGGGGAACGAAAACAGAGTTTGTTTTATTTTCGGAAAGCGGAAGAATTTTAAAACGGATCATCCTTGACGGCTGCAATCCGAATACGGTAGGAATGGAGGAGGCAATGAACATCCTGCAGCTTGGCATTGATACGCTCATGAAGATCAAGGGGAAGATCAGCGGAATCTTTGTGGGTGCTGCAGGATTAGATTCCGGAAACAATACATCAAAGATCAAAAAGATGTTAAAAGAAAAATATCCGAAAGTAAAAATCCAGTGCGAAAATGACATCTATAACGTCATTGCCTGTGGAAAAAATCTTGACCGGTGTGTGGCTGCGATCAGCGGAACCGGAATGATCATTTACGCAAACCAGAATGGAAATTTAAAGCATTTTGGCGGGCGGGGATATCTGCTTGATAAAGGCGGCAGCGGCTACCACATCGGACGGGATGCGATCTGTGCAGCGCAGGATGCAAGGGACGGGATCGGAGAACATACGATACTGACGGATCTTGTTGAGGAAAAATTAGGGAATACGGTATGGGAGAGCATCCAGGACATCTACAGTAAAAACCAGTCCTATATTGCTTCGTTTACGCCGTGCGTATTTCTGGCACATGAAAATGGGGATAAAATCGCAGAGCAGATTTTAAAGAACAATGCAGCATGTTTAGCGGAACTTATCAATTTTGCCGTGGATCATTATGATGTCGGAAAATATGTGGTTGCATCCGGCGGAATTTTAAAACAGAAACCGGCATTCCGGGAAATGTTAAAAGAGATGCTGCATCCGGATATTGAATTAGACGTTCCGGACTATCCACCGGTATATGGCGCATGTATCATGTGCTGCCTGTTATGTGGGGTTGATACAAAGCCGGTAAAAGAGCGTTTTATGATGTCATATGATTCATACCAGTAA
- a CDS encoding MATE family efflux transporter, whose product MNENELMSSLPVPKAVAKMAIPSVISSLVTVVYNMADTFFVGQTGDPLQVAAVSLTNPIFILFMAFANMFGMGGSAAASMAMGEKNEKRMKQVSAFVTYASLIVGVALAVILMVFMTPVLNMFGANEQTFLYAKGYTFHIAYGAPFIIWSAAVSFVVRAEGASKEAMIGSMIGTVANIVLDPVLISGMGMGAVGAAVATTIGNILAGIYYLWYFLKKSKCFSISIKYFTCKDGILSGVCVTGLPTAVFSVLMSVSTIVLNQILVAYGNAPVAAIGIVFKANMFITFLQMGLANGVQPLLGYNYGSGDHKRFVSVERYTKKCCVIVGILATALFFVLREPIIRLFISDGEVVYYGVKMLIAYMLSGPVIGLLFVNMNCMQSVGNSFPATILSVMRQGLLLIPLLYLLNACMGLNGVIYGQALTDYAAVILSAVLWRRIRRRIERR is encoded by the coding sequence ATGAACGAAAATGAACTGATGAGCAGCCTTCCCGTCCCGAAGGCGGTTGCAAAGATGGCAATCCCGAGTGTGATCAGCAGTCTGGTAACAGTTGTATACAACATGGCAGATACTTTTTTTGTCGGACAGACCGGCGATCCGCTGCAGGTGGCGGCAGTCAGCCTGACAAACCCGATCTTTATACTGTTTATGGCATTTGCCAACATGTTTGGAATGGGCGGCAGTGCGGCTGCATCCATGGCGATGGGCGAGAAAAATGAAAAAAGAATGAAACAGGTATCCGCGTTTGTGACATATGCATCCCTGATCGTCGGTGTAGCACTTGCAGTCATTTTAATGGTATTTATGACGCCAGTTTTAAATATGTTCGGAGCAAACGAGCAGACGTTTCTCTATGCAAAAGGATACACTTTTCACATTGCATACGGGGCGCCGTTTATCATCTGGTCTGCAGCGGTAAGTTTTGTTGTGCGCGCGGAGGGTGCAAGCAAGGAGGCAATGATCGGCAGTATGATCGGCACCGTCGCCAATATCGTGTTAGATCCGGTGTTGATCAGCGGTATGGGGATGGGAGCTGTGGGAGCCGCAGTTGCGACGACAATCGGAAATATTTTGGCAGGCATCTATTACCTGTGGTATTTTTTAAAGAAAAGTAAATGTTTTTCCATCTCCATCAAATATTTTACCTGCAAAGACGGCATTTTGAGCGGAGTATGTGTGACCGGACTGCCGACCGCTGTTTTTTCCGTGCTGATGAGTGTGTCCACGATCGTGTTAAACCAGATCTTAGTGGCATACGGCAATGCGCCGGTGGCGGCGATCGGCATCGTGTTTAAGGCAAACATGTTTATCACATTTTTACAGATGGGACTGGCAAACGGAGTGCAGCCGCTTCTGGGATATAACTATGGTTCTGGAGATCACAAGCGGTTTGTTTCCGTGGAACGGTATACAAAAAAATGCTGTGTCATTGTCGGCATTTTAGCTACGGCGCTGTTTTTTGTTTTACGGGAGCCGATCATAAGGCTGTTCATCAGTGACGGGGAAGTTGTGTATTATGGCGTGAAAATGCTGATCGCCTACATGCTTTCCGGGCCGGTCATAGGGCTGTTATTTGTCAATATGAACTGTATGCAGTCAGTAGGAAATTCATTTCCGGCGACGATACTTTCCGTTATGCGTCAGGGACTGCTTCTGATACCGCTTTTGTACCTGTTAAATGCGTGTATGGGGTTAAACGGTGTCATTTACGGACAGGCATTGACGGATTATGCAGCAGTTATTTTGTCGGCTGTTTTATGGAGGAGAATCAGAAGACGGATTGAAAGACGGTAA
- the rsmH gene encoding 16S rRNA (cytosine(1402)-N(4))-methyltransferase RsmH, whose translation MEQEQQTPHKRRVRYKGKYPKKFEEKYKELQPEKYQDTIEHVIKKGNTPAGMHISIMVQEILDTLKIQPGETGFDATLGYGGHTKAMLACLNGQGHIYATDVDPEESAKTKKRLEELGYGEDILTIRLQNFCTIDEIAKEAGGFDFILADLGVSSMQIDNPKRGFSFKVDGPLDLRLNQEAGISAAERLDTITREELAGMLYENSDEPYCEELAKAITDEIRKGSRIDTTTKLREVIEKTLDFLPEKEKKDTIKKTCQRTFQALRIDVNREFEVLYEFMEKLPDALKPGGRVAILTFHSGEDKLVKKALKEGCRAGIYADYSKDVVRPSAQECAQNGRARSTKMRWAVRA comes from the coding sequence ATGGAACAGGAACAGCAGACACCGCACAAGAGGCGTGTACGTTACAAGGGAAAATACCCCAAGAAGTTTGAAGAGAAATATAAAGAACTTCAGCCGGAAAAATATCAGGATACGATCGAACATGTCATCAAAAAGGGAAACACGCCGGCAGGAATGCATATTTCCATTATGGTGCAGGAGATCCTTGATACCTTAAAGATCCAGCCGGGCGAGACCGGTTTTGATGCAACGTTAGGATATGGAGGGCATACAAAAGCAATGCTTGCCTGTCTGAACGGACAGGGGCATATTTATGCAACCGACGTTGACCCGGAGGAGTCCGCCAAGACGAAAAAGAGATTGGAAGAACTTGGGTACGGAGAGGATATCCTGACGATCCGGCTGCAGAATTTCTGTACGATCGATGAGATCGCAAAAGAAGCCGGCGGTTTTGATTTCATTTTAGCGGATCTGGGTGTATCTTCCATGCAGATCGACAATCCAAAGCGTGGATTTTCATTTAAGGTGGATGGCCCACTTGACCTGCGCCTAAATCAGGAAGCAGGAATCAGCGCGGCAGAACGTCTTGATACCATCACAAGGGAGGAACTTGCCGGAATGCTCTATGAAAATTCCGATGAACCTTACTGTGAGGAGCTTGCGAAGGCGATCACCGACGAGATACGAAAGGGCAGCCGGATCGACACGACGACAAAATTGCGCGAAGTGATTGAAAAAACACTGGATTTTCTGCCGGAAAAAGAAAAAAAAGACACGATCAAAAAGACCTGTCAGCGTACATTTCAGGCACTCCGCATCGATGTGAACCGTGAGTTTGAGGTCTTATATGAATTCATGGAAAAACTGCCAGACGCCTTAAAACCAGGGGGACGTGTGGCAATCCTCACGTTTCATTCCGGGGAGGATAAGCTGGTCAAGAAAGCATTAAAAGAAGGCTGTCGTGCAGGAATTTATGCAGATTATTCAAAAGATGTTGTAAGACCGAGTGCACAGGAATGTGCACAGAATGGAAGAGCGCGGTCTACGAAGATGCGCTGGGCAGTCCGGGCATAG